From Cellulophaga lytica DSM 7489, a single genomic window includes:
- a CDS encoding PorP/SprF family type IX secretion system membrane protein encodes MSAIIKYYKLLIAITLLLTLGTVSGWAQQDAQYTQYMYNTISINPAYAGSRGHMSVGLLHRSQWVGLEGAPKTQTFNFHTPVGYRGVGVGFSVVNDVIGPTSETYFDGDFSYTIYTSLEGRLSFGLKASAHLLDVRFSELNQDNSNGVDPTLQQDIDNRFSPNVGAGVYYHTEKFYAGLSVPRILETKHFAEGSNPTVANEQMHIYLMTGYVFDLNESVKFKPTILTKGVKGAPLQVDLSANFMFNDKFILGGAYRWSAAFSGMFGFQVSEDFMIGLAYDKETTELGSTSFNDGSFEVMLRYDFIKTKKNLKSPRFF; translated from the coding sequence ATGAGCGCAATAATAAAATATTATAAACTATTAATAGCAATTACATTGCTGTTAACCTTAGGTACTGTATCTGGTTGGGCACAGCAAGATGCGCAATACACACAGTATATGTACAATACCATTAGTATAAATCCGGCTTATGCAGGTTCTCGTGGTCATATGAGTGTTGGTTTACTGCACAGGTCTCAATGGGTAGGTCTAGAGGGGGCGCCAAAAACGCAAACCTTTAATTTTCATACACCAGTTGGGTATAGAGGTGTGGGAGTTGGTTTTTCTGTGGTTAACGATGTAATTGGTCCAACTTCAGAAACCTATTTTGATGGCGATTTTTCCTATACAATATATACATCTTTAGAGGGTAGATTGTCATTTGGTTTAAAGGCTAGTGCACACTTATTAGATGTTCGTTTTTCAGAACTAAACCAAGATAATAGCAATGGTGTAGATCCAACTTTACAGCAAGATATTGATAATAGATTTTCACCAAATGTTGGTGCTGGAGTTTATTATCATACAGAAAAATTTTATGCAGGTTTATCTGTTCCAAGAATATTAGAAACAAAACATTTTGCAGAGGGTTCTAACCCAACAGTAGCAAATGAGCAAATGCATATTTATTTAATGACAGGATATGTTTTTGATTTAAATGAATCTGTAAAGTTTAAACCAACAATTTTAACCAAAGGTGTAAAAGGTGCTCCATTACAAGTAGATTTGTCTGCTAATTTTATGTTTAACGATAAATTTATTTTAGGGGGAGCATACCGTTGGAGTGCGGCATTTAGTGGAATGTTTGGTTTTCAAGTGTCAGAAGATTTTATGATAGGTTTAGCCTACGATAAAGAAACAACAGAACTAGGTAGTACTTCATTTAATGATGGCTCTTTTGAGGTAATGTTGCGTTATGACTTTATAAAAACTAAGAAAAATTTAAAATCGCCTAGATTCTTTTAA
- a CDS encoding gliding motility-associated C-terminal domain-containing protein, whose product MKSIKTYKFLFALLLGLFCANVVSAQFLLQAPNSTDENNYKWYNAADTSTVLGTDFFYEVSQPGVYFATYDGTLCGKNASTYFILTDCNTPNNEVTLDISANVPAGATVSWSPALTGNQTAPQVIATKDVIKYVATLLKAGNSVQLPSFKVVCMSEASDLEDDIVTVDEDTSIIVDVFANDNGLPNPGTLTTSDPVNGTVTIDDNGTPNIPSDDIITYIPDANYNGPDSFTYTVCNSYGDCSTATVDVTVVPILDTQDDVVATNEDETLIIDNWHLNDNDLPTNGTFTTTNPTNGTIDVNDNGTPNNPSDDVITYTPNSGYIGRDTFTYTICDTLGNCSTSTITVIVNEAEMTDLDADNDGILDSFEDLNLDGDNNPATDPTDTDGDGIPDYLDIDADDDGIPDNVEAQTTADYVPPSGLDENGNGLDDAYETDGNLGIFPVDTDGDSLPDYLDEDSDNDGVPDVIEANDTDSNGIPDDTFVGSDKDNDGLDDGFEGETSIDDDKNDEIDDPLNDLPNSDGDNESDYRDADDDGDGIPTIDEDINKDGDYANDDADGDGIPDYLDFPETEEDGIEIFNVVTPNGDGIHDVLKITGLERFPNNTIRIYNRWGVQVFVTKSYDTQNNNFDGTSHGRVTVNKDKKLPVGTYFYVLDYTTPAGKTKQLSGYIYLNK is encoded by the coding sequence TTGAAATCAATTAAAACATATAAATTTTTATTCGCTCTGCTACTAGGCTTGTTTTGCGCTAATGTAGTTAGTGCTCAATTTTTATTGCAAGCACCAAATAGTACAGACGAGAATAATTATAAGTGGTATAATGCAGCTGATACAAGTACTGTTTTAGGTACCGATTTCTTCTATGAAGTTAGTCAGCCTGGCGTATATTTTGCAACGTATGATGGTACCTTGTGTGGTAAAAACGCAAGTACATATTTTATATTAACAGACTGTAATACTCCAAATAATGAGGTCACATTAGATATTTCTGCTAATGTGCCGGCAGGAGCAACTGTAAGTTGGTCTCCTGCGTTAACAGGTAATCAAACAGCACCACAAGTTATAGCAACTAAAGATGTTATAAAATATGTGGCAACATTGCTTAAAGCAGGTAACTCTGTTCAGCTACCTAGTTTTAAGGTAGTATGTATGAGTGAGGCAAGTGATTTAGAAGATGATATTGTTACAGTAGATGAAGACACCTCAATAATCGTAGATGTTTTTGCTAATGATAATGGTTTACCTAATCCTGGTACATTAACAACTTCAGACCCTGTAAATGGTACGGTAACTATTGATGATAATGGAACACCAAATATTCCGTCTGATGATATTATTACCTATATCCCAGATGCAAATTATAATGGTCCAGACTCTTTTACATACACCGTGTGTAATAGTTATGGTGATTGTAGTACAGCAACTGTAGATGTTACTGTTGTACCAATATTAGATACACAAGATGATGTTGTAGCAACTAATGAAGATGAAACATTAATTATAGATAATTGGCATTTAAATGATAACGATTTACCTACCAATGGTACATTTACAACAACAAACCCAACAAACGGTACAATTGACGTAAATGATAATGGTACACCAAACAACCCGTCTGATGATGTTATAACATACACGCCAAACTCAGGATATATTGGTAGAGATACTTTTACTTATACCATTTGTGATACTCTAGGTAATTGTAGTACATCTACTATTACTGTTATTGTGAATGAGGCAGAAATGACAGATTTAGATGCAGATAATGATGGTATATTAGATAGTTTTGAAGATCTGAACTTAGACGGAGATAATAACCCAGCTACAGATCCTACAGATACGGATGGTGATGGTATTCCAGATTATTTAGATATAGATGCAGATGATGATGGTATTCCAGATAACGTTGAAGCGCAAACTACAGCAGATTATGTACCTCCTAGTGGTTTAGACGAAAACGGTAATGGTTTAGATGACGCTTATGAAACTGATGGTAATTTAGGAATATTTCCGGTAGATACAGATGGAGATAGTTTGCCAGATTACTTAGATGAAGACAGTGATAACGATGGTGTGCCAGATGTAATAGAAGCTAATGATACAGACAGTAATGGTATTCCAGATGATACATTTGTAGGGTCTGATAAGGATAACGATGGTCTAGATGATGGTTTTGAAGGAGAAACATCTATTGATGATGATAAAAATGATGAAATAGATGATCCTTTAAATGATTTACCTAACTCAGATGGTGATAACGAATCTGATTATAGAGATGCGGATGATGATGGAGACGGCATACCAACTATTGATGAAGACATTAATAAAGATGGAGATTATGCAAATGATGATGCAGACGGAGACGGAATTCCAGATTATTTAGACTTTCCAGAGACTGAAGAAGATGGTATAGAAATATTTAATGTAGTTACACCTAACGGAGATGGTATACATGATGTACTTAAAATAACAGGACTAGAGAGGTTCCCTAACAATACTATTAGAATATACAATAGATGGGGAGTACAAGTGTTTGTTACAAAGTCTTATGACACTCAAAACAATAATTTTGACGGTACATCTCACGGTAGAGTTACAGTTAATAAAGATAAAAAATTACCAGTTGGAACATATTTTTATGTGTTAGATTATACAACACCAGCAGGTAAAACTAAACAGCTTAGCGGCTACATATATTTAAACAAATAG
- a CDS encoding collagen-like triple helix repeat-containing protein: protein MKKILLPMMLLISSIAFSQTTVTLEDQCNCEVLSGTDVTVAGMTSPAGADLGDVYVNTDTGVIYFWDGNSWELTSTDDQQIQDFSFDSDTNTLTLQLENGGTSSVDLTSLHIVETLTTIMANTDGTFTYRDEDGVDTVIDIKDLETLTVAALNADNTNIDYTDEDGNTTQLDLTALVENLETLTTVVANTDGTFTYRDEDGVDTVIDIKDLETLTVAALNADNTNIDYTDEDGNTTQLDLTALVENLETLTTVVANTDGTFTYRDEDGVDTVIDIKDLETLTVAALNADNTNIDYTDEDGNTTQLDLTAIVENLETLTTVVANTDGTFTYRDEDGVDTVIDIKDLETLTVAALNADNTNIDYTDEDGNTTQLDLTAIVENLETLTTVVANTDGTFTYRDEDGVDTVIDIKDLETLTVAALNADNTNIDYTDEDGNTTQLDLTAIVENLETLTTVVANTDGTFTYRDEDGVDTVIDIKDLETLTVAALNADNTNIDYTDEDGNTTQLDLTAIVENLETLTTVVANTDGTFTYRDEDGVDTVIDIKDLETLTVAALNADNTNIDYTDEDGNTTQLDLTALVENLETLTTVVANTDGTFTYRDEDGVDTVIDIKDLETLTVAALNADNTNIDYTDEDGNTTQLDLTAIVENLETLTTVVANTDGTFTYRDEDGVDTVIDIKDLETLTVAALNADNTNIDYTDEDGNTTQLDLTAIVENLETLTTVVANTDGTFTYRDEDGVDTVIDIKDLETLTNLVNNNDGTITYTNEDGTDQVIDLVSDQANNDIQVGADGGLYLNVASVTIDETVTTLVDNTDGTFTYTNEDGVTTTFDAKRSTVVDNGDGTFTLTDDSGNSATVDTNNTITTLVDNGDGSFTYTSENGTITTFTETLSTLVDNTDGTFTYTNEDGVTTTFDAKRSTVLDNGDGTFTLTDDSGNAATIDTNQVAGTLVNNNDGTITYTDGTGSSQTIGLVSSDANNDIQVGTDGGLYLNVASVTIDETITSLTDNGDGTFTYENESGAATTFDSKRSTVLDNGDGTFTITDDSGNAATIDTNNTVTTLVNNGDGSFTYTSEDGTLTNFVGTDSQDLSLTGDNLTLTNDPTATPIDLSNYRETVIGAGDINVTNDGSGNYTVAYTDGDNDNQNEIELPTGGADGQVLSTDGAGVYTWVDPDSGPQGEKGDKGDQGDQGPQGIQGETGPQGIQGETGATGAQGPQGEKGDQGDQGPQGIQGETGPQGIQGETGATGAQGPQGEKGDKGDQGDQGPQGIQGETGPQGIQGETGATGAQGPQGEKGDQGDQGPQGIQGETGPQGIQGETGATGAQGPQGEKGDKGDQGDQGPQGIQGIQGETGPQGIQGETGATGAQGPQGEKGDQGDQGPQGIQGETGPQGIQGETGATGAQGPQGEKGDQGDQGPQGIQGIQGETGATGAQGPQGDKGDKGDQGERGATGATGAQGPQGPQGQPGQNGQDGQKGDKGDKGDQGERGATGATGAQGPQGPAGQKGDPGDPASDDQTLSTNGNAGYVAISGGNNVTINVDDADSVIGNEYNTNFRVVGTNLRLTDGGGNFNVPLSDLGSDDQYDDEVELRTPIDVDEGGEASPTAETNVQEVIQAIAPITSKAARIFYPPSVEVDVATNGTKTLDLYDEYIKQYGTPTIGSAGAPSALPTYTRTELYYYVTYADPTVFNTATMSINANGVLTYTVTNQPTDYNTLINVVFVVK from the coding sequence ATGAAGAAGATTTTACTACCGATGATGCTTTTAATATCATCAATTGCATTCTCACAAACTACCGTGACCTTAGAAGATCAATGTAATTGTGAGGTTTTAAGCGGTACAGATGTCACTGTAGCAGGTATGACCAGTCCTGCAGGAGCAGATTTAGGAGATGTATATGTAAACACAGATACTGGAGTAATTTACTTTTGGGATGGTAATTCTTGGGAGTTGACATCTACTGATGATCAGCAAATTCAAGATTTTAGTTTCGATTCAGATACAAACACATTGACACTTCAATTAGAAAATGGGGGAACTTCTAGTGTTGATTTGACGAGCTTACACATAGTTGAAACATTGACAACTATAATGGCTAATACTGATGGTACTTTCACATACAGAGATGAAGATGGTGTAGATACAGTTATCGATATTAAAGACTTAGAGACGTTAACAGTAGCAGCTTTAAATGCTGATAATACAAATATTGATTATACAGATGAAGATGGAAACACCACACAGTTAGACTTAACTGCATTAGTAGAAAACTTAGAAACTTTAACTACTGTAGTAGCAAATACTGATGGTACTTTCACATACAGAGATGAAGATGGTGTAGATACAGTTATCGATATTAAAGACTTAGAGACATTAACAGTAGCAGCTTTAAATGCAGATAATACAAATATCGATTATACAGACGAAGATGGAAACACCACACAGTTAGACTTAACTGCATTAGTAGAAAACTTAGAAACTTTAACTACTGTAGTAGCAAATACTGATGGTACTTTCACATATAGAGATGAAGATGGTGTAGATACGGTTATTGATATTAAAGACTTAGAGACATTAACAGTAGCAGCTTTAAATGCAGATAATACAAATATCGATTATACAGACGAAGATGGAAACACCACACAGTTAGACTTAACAGCTATTGTAGAAAACTTAGAAACTTTAACTACTGTAGTAGCAAACACTGATGGTACTTTCACATACAGAGATGAAGATGGTGTAGATACGGTTATTGATATTAAAGACTTAGAAACGTTAACAGTAGCAGCTTTAAATGCTGATAATACAAATATTGATTATACAGATGAAGATGGAAACACCACACAGTTAGACTTAACAGCTATTGTAGAAAACTTAGAAACCTTAACTACTGTAGTAGCAAACACTGATGGTACTTTCACATACAGAGATGAAGATGGTGTAGATACGGTTATTGATATTAAAGACTTAGAAACGTTAACAGTAGCAGCTTTAAATGCTGATAATACAAATATTGATTATACAGATGAAGATGGAAACACCACACAGTTAGACTTAACAGCTATTGTAGAAAACTTAGAAACTTTAACTACTGTAGTAGCAAACACTGATGGTACTTTCACGTATAGAGACGAAGATGGTGTAGATACAGTTATCGATATTAAAGACTTAGAGACGTTAACAGTAGCAGCTTTAAATGCAGATAATACAAATATCGATTATACAGATGAAGACGGAAATACCACACAGTTAGACTTAACAGCGATTGTAGAGAACTTAGAAACTTTAACTACTGTAGTAGCAAATACTGATGGTACTTTCACGTATAGAGATGAAGATGGAGTAGATACGGTTATTGATATTAAAGACTTAGAGACATTAACAGTAGCAGCTTTAAATGCAGATAATACAAATATTGATTATACAGATGAAGACGGAAACACCACACAGTTAGACTTAACTGCATTAGTAGAAAACTTAGAAACTTTAACTACTGTAGTAGCAAACACTGATGGTACTTTCACGTATAGAGATGAAGACGGAGTAGATACAGTTATCGATATTAAAGACTTAGAGACGTTAACAGTAGCAGCTTTAAATGCAGATAATACAAACATCGATTATACAGATGAGGACGGAAATACCACACAGTTAGACTTAACAGCGATTGTAGAAAACTTAGAAACTTTAACTACTGTAGTAGCAAACACTGATGGTACTTTCACATATAGAGACGAAGATGGTGTAGATACAGTTATCGATATTAAAGACTTAGAGACGTTAACAGTAGCAGCTTTAAATGCAGATAATACAAATATTGATTATACAGATGAGGACGGAAATACCACACAGTTAGACTTAACAGCGATTGTAGAAAACTTAGAAACTTTAACTACTGTAGTAGCAAACACTGATGGTACTTTCACGTATAGAGATGAAGACGGAGTAGATACAGTTATCGATATTAAAGACTTGGAGACGTTAACTAATCTAGTTAATAATAATGACGGTACAATTACATACACAAATGAGGATGGAACGGATCAAGTTATTGATTTGGTTAGTGATCAAGCTAATAATGATATCCAAGTTGGGGCAGATGGTGGATTGTATTTGAATGTTGCATCTGTTACAATTGATGAAACAGTAACAACTTTAGTAGATAATACAGACGGAACATTTACGTATACAAACGAAGATGGTGTAACCACTACATTTGATGCAAAGCGTTCTACAGTAGTAGACAACGGCGATGGAACCTTTACATTAACAGATGACTCAGGAAATTCAGCAACAGTAGATACCAACAATACCATAACTACTTTAGTAGATAATGGCGATGGTAGTTTTACGTACACATCAGAAAATGGTACAATAACTACATTTACAGAGACTTTATCAACTTTAGTAGACAATACAGATGGTACATTTACGTATACAAACGAAGATGGAGTAACCACTACATTTGATGCAAAGCGTTCTACAGTATTAGACAACGGTGATGGAACCTTTACATTAACAGATGATTCTGGTAATGCTGCAACTATTGATACAAACCAGGTTGCTGGTACTTTAGTTAATAACAATGATGGTACAATAACATATACAGACGGTACAGGTTCTTCTCAAACAATAGGATTAGTAAGTTCAGATGCCAACAACGATATTCAAGTGGGTACAGATGGTGGTTTATATTTAAATGTAGCATCAGTTACAATTGACGAAACTATTACCTCTTTAACAGATAATGGAGACGGAACATTTACTTATGAAAACGAGAGCGGAGCTGCAACTACATTTGATTCAAAGCGTTCTACTGTTTTAGATAATGGAGATGGAACATTTACAATCACGGATGATTCTGGTAATGCTGCAACTATTGACACAAATAATACAGTTACAACATTAGTAAATAATGGAGATGGTAGCTTTACCTACACATCAGAGGATGGTACTTTAACCAATTTTGTAGGTACAGACAGTCAAGATTTATCATTAACTGGAGATAACTTAACGTTAACTAATGATCCAACAGCTACACCAATTGACTTATCAAATTACAGAGAGACAGTTATAGGAGCAGGAGATATTAATGTAACTAATGATGGTTCTGGCAATTACACTGTTGCATACACAGACGGAGATAATGACAATCAAAACGAAATAGAATTACCTACAGGAGGTGCAGACGGACAAGTTTTATCAACTGATGGAGCAGGAGTATATACTTGGGTAGATCCAGATTCTGGTCCACAAGGAGAAAAAGGAGATAAAGGCGATCAGGGAGACCAAGGACCTCAAGGTATCCAAGGAGAAACTGGCCCACAAGGAATCCAAGGTGAGACTGGCGCAACAGGAGCGCAAGGTCCACAAGGAGAAAAAGGAGATCAGGGCGACCAAGGACCTCAAGGTATCCAAGGAGAAACTGGCCCACAAGGAATCCAAGGTGAGACTGGCGCAACAGGCGCACAAGGTCCACAAGGAGAAAAAGGAGATAAAGGCGATCAGGGAGACCAAGGACCTCAAGGTATCCAAGGAGAAACTGGCCCACAAGGAATACAAGGTGAGACTGGTGCAACAGGAGCACAGGGTCCACAAGGAGAAAAAGGCGATCAGGGAGACCAAGGACCTCAAGGTATCCAAGGAGAAACTGGCCCACAAGGAATCCAAGGTGAGACTGGTGCAACAGGAGCACAGGGTCCACAGGGAGAAAAAGGAGATAAAGGCGATCAGGGTGACCAAGGACCTCAAGGAATACAGGGAATCCAAGGAGAAACTGGTCCACAAGGAATCCAAGGTGAGACTGGTGCAACAGGTGCTCAAGGTCCACAAGGAGAAAAAGGAGATCAGGGCGACCAAGGACCTCAGGGAATCCAAGGAGAAACTGGCCCACAAGGAATCCAAGGTGAGACTGGTGCAACAGGTGCTCAAGGTCCACAAGGAGAAAAAGGAGATCAGGGAGACCAAGGACCTCAGGGAATACAGGGAATCCAAGGTGAGACTGGTGCAACAGGTGCACAGGGTCCACAAGGAGATAAAGGAGATAAAGGAGATCAGGGTGAAAGAGGTGCCACTGGAGCAACAGGAGCACAAGGTCCGCAGGGACCTCAAGGACAACCAGGACAAAATGGTCAGGATGGTCAAAAGGGAGATAAAGGAGATAAAGGAGATCAAGGTGAGAGAGGTGCCACTGGAGCAACAGGTGCTCAAGGACCACAAGGACCAGCGGGACAAAAAGGAGATCCAGGAGATCCAGCATCAGATGATCAGACATTATCAACAAATGGTAATGCAGGTTATGTAGCTATATCAGGAGGTAACAATGTTACTATTAATGTTGATGATGCAGATTCTGTAATCGGTAACGAATACAATACTAATTTTAGAGTAGTAGGTACTAATTTAAGATTAACAGATGGCGGAGGAAACTTTAATGTTCCATTATCAGATTTAGGTTCAGATGATCAATATGATGACGAAGTAGAGTTACGTACACCTATAGATGTAGATGAAGGAGGTGAAGCATCACCAACAGCAGAAACAAATGTACAAGAAGTAATACAAGCAATAGCTCCTATTACATCTAAAGCAGCACGTATATTTTATCCGCCTTCTGTAGAAGTAGATGTTGCAACAAACGGAACTAAAACATTAGATTTATATGATGAGTATATTAAGCAATATGGTACGCCAACTATTGGTAGTGCAGGTGCACCATCAGCTTTACCAACATATACTAGAACAGAATTATATTACTATGTTACATATGCAGATCCTACTGTATTTAATACGGCTACAATGTCTATAAATGCAAATGGAGTATTAACATATACAGTAACTAATCAACCTACAGACTACAACACTTTAATAAACGTTGTATTTGTAGTAAAGTAA